A stretch of the Malus domestica chromosome 08, GDT2T_hap1 genome encodes the following:
- the LOC103421132 gene encoding transcription factor HEC1-like, with translation MDIGQYKSEEQMEMTMMMIQMEKISELCGAYNVVSDLPPSDHNFSSTTTSPNSLKATMSHYTDQNTHNNNIHSPNSQSFLNLPTIPSTISFTNTNPTDQTNGTSPSQKRASMAAMREMIFRIAAMQPINIDPESVKPPKRRNVKISKDPQSVAARHRRERISERIRILQRLVPGGTKMDTASMLDEAIHYVKFLKTQVQTLERAATNRPTGIGFPVAMSSRSYISNSMSEVYEAYHHQNVQHFDR, from the coding sequence ATGGATATTGGCCAGTACAAATCAGAGGAGCAGATGgagatgacgatgatgatgataCAAATGGAAAAAATCTCTGAGCTCTGCGGTGCCTACAATGTGGTTTCCGACCTGCCGCCGTCCGATCACAATTTCTCATCCACCACAACTAGTCCTAATAGTCTCAAGGCCACCATGTCACATTACACCGACCAAAACACACATAATAATAATATTCATTCACCAAACTCACAATCCTTCCTAAACCTCCCAACAATCCCATCCACCATTTCATTCACCAACACAAACCCTACTGACCAAACAAACGGCACGTCACCGTCGCAAAAACGTGCTTCGATGGCAGCCATGAGGGAGATGATATTCCGGATTGCAGCCATGCAGCCGATCAACATCGACCCAGAATCCGTTAAGCCACCAAAGAGAAGGAACGTGAAGATTTCTAAGGACCCTCAGAGCGTGGCGGCCCGGCATCGGAGGGAGAGGATTAGTGAGAGGATTAGAATCCTGCAGAGACTTGTCCCGGGCGGGACAAAAATGGACACCGCTTCCATGCTAGATGAGGCCATTCACTATGTCAAGTTTTTGAAGACTCAGGTCCAAACGCTGGAGAGAGCTGCGACTAATAGGCCTACCGGGATTGGATTTCCTGTGGCCATGTCTAGTCGGAGCTACATTTCTAACTCTATGTCTGAGGTTTACGAAGCTTATCATCATCAGAATGTGCAGCATTTCGATCGGTGA
- the LOC103441113 gene encoding uncharacterized protein isoform X2: MPEQRPGFRVRDPSPDSVILALESNFSLFSSASASVDRCSFDRDDSTASEISPNSAPHDRRHEESSSGPDRDPDPNRIHAFQHTRRLSAKGEKAKVQKKDSDSDLVLDSARSSFSLALKECQDRRSRSEALSKKLDRPRPASLDLNNNASVSSPRLGAIKKGSMASRKSANFPSPGTPSYRHTSLGVQKGWSSERVPSHASVGRKNTAAAMLPFNNGRTLPSKWEDAERWILSPVQGDGLVRPSNQQTQRRPKSKSGPLGAPGVAYYSLYSPAMPMFDGTNVSNFMAASPFSAGVISADGLGFQSGAQNGGFTTRAEACIARSVSVHGCSEVLEQQSSLPDSQDEKFDGCDGVKDAATNVSRAVSRRDMATQMSPDSAHSSPRARASFSASTSSGLPIMEVQSVASSKSEVRDVQVDERVTVTRWSKKHKSRRPGKGSHFGDSWKKKDADVRSAAWDLSDTSKSISKVDREEAKITAWENLQKAKAEAAIRKLEMKLEKKRSSSMDKIMNKLRSAQKKAQDMRSSVLDDQAEVARTSRKALSFRRTCHMGSLSGCFTCHVF, translated from the exons ATGCCGGAGCAGAGACCGGGTTTCCGGGTCCGCGACCCGAGCCCCGACTCCGTAATCCTCGCCTTAGAGTCCAACTTCAGCCTCTTCTCCTCCGCCTCCGCCAGCGTCGACCGCTGCTCCTTCGACCGCGACGACTCCACCGCCTCCGAGATCTCTCCG AACTCGGCCCCACACGATCGCCGCCACGAGGAAAGCTCGAGTGGTCCAGATCGCGATCCGGATCCGAACAGAATCCACGCTTTTCAGCACACTCGCCGTCTCTCCGCAAAAGGAGAAAAAGCCAAAG TTCAAAAGAAGGACTCGGACTCGGATTTAGTCCTCGATTCTGCCAGAAGCTCCTTCTCTCTTGCCCTCAAAG AATGCCAGGACCGGCGGTCCAGATCTGAAGCTCTATCGAAGAAGCTAGACCGGCCGAGACCCGCCTCGTTGGATTTGAACAACAATGCATCAGTGTCCTCGCCGAGATTAGGCGCGATAAAGAAGGGTTCAATGGCGTCTCGGAAATCGGCGAACTTCCCGAGTCCAGGCACACCGAGTTACCGGCACACGAGTCTCGGTGTTCAAAAGGGTTGGAGCTCGGAGCGGGTCCCGTCGCATGCCAGTGTGGGTCGGAAGAATACGGCGGCTGCGATGCTGCCGTTTAATAACGGAAGGACATTGCCGTCGAAGTGGGAAGATGCCGAGAGGTGGATTTTGAGTCCGGTTCAAGGGGATGGTTTGGTGAGGCCGTCGAATCAGCAGACTCAGAGGCGGCCCAAGTCAAAGAGCGGTCCGCTTGGGGCTCCTGGGGTTGCGTATTACTCGTTGTACTCGCCCGCCATGCCGATGTTTGATGGGACCAATGTGAGTAATTTCATGGCTGCTTCTCCGTTTTCAGCTGGTGTTATATCAGCTGATGGGTTGGGGTTCCAATCCGGTGCCCAAAATGGCGGCTTTACAACGCGGGCAGAGGCCTGCATTGCCCGTTCGGTTAGTGTTCATGGTTGCTCTGAGGTGCTGGAGCAGCAATCTTCACTGCCTGACTCTCAAG atgaaaagtttgatggctGTGATGGGGTCAAGGATGCGGCTACGAATGTATCTCGTGCCGTTTCAAGAAGGGATATGGCAACCCAGATGAGCCCAGATAGCGCTCACTCATCTCCCAGGGCACGGGCTTCTTTCTCTGCCTCCACTTCCTCTGGTCTGCCTATTATGGAAGTACAGAGTGTGGCTTCTTCAAAGTCAGAAGTCAGGGATGTGCAGGTAGATGAACGGGTCACTGTGACAAGGTGGTCCAAGAAGCATAAATCCCGAAGACCTGGGAAGGGCTCTCATTTTGGTGATAGTTGGAAAAAGAAAGATGCAGATGTTCGATCTGCTGCTTGGGATCTCTCTGACACATCGAAGAGCATTTCAAA AGTTGATAGAGAGGAAGCAAAAATCACTGCTTGGGAAAACCTGCAGAAGGCGAAAGCTGAGGCAGCAATACGGAAACTGGAG ATGAAGCTGGAAAAGAAGAGATCATCATCCATGGATAAAATCATGAACAAGTTGAGATCAGCTCAGAAGAAAGCGCAAGACATGAGAAGCTCAGTTTTAGACGACCAAGCAGAAGTTGCAAGAACCTCACGCAAAGCTTTATCATTCCGAAGAACTTGTCATATGGGTTCTTTGAGCGGTTGTTTTACATGTCATGTTTTCTGA
- the LOC103441113 gene encoding uncharacterized protein isoform X1 — protein sequence MPEQRPGFRVRDPSPDSVILALESNFSLFSSASASVDRCSFDRDDSTASEISPQNSAPHDRRHEESSSGPDRDPDPNRIHAFQHTRRLSAKGEKAKVQKKDSDSDLVLDSARSSFSLALKECQDRRSRSEALSKKLDRPRPASLDLNNNASVSSPRLGAIKKGSMASRKSANFPSPGTPSYRHTSLGVQKGWSSERVPSHASVGRKNTAAAMLPFNNGRTLPSKWEDAERWILSPVQGDGLVRPSNQQTQRRPKSKSGPLGAPGVAYYSLYSPAMPMFDGTNVSNFMAASPFSAGVISADGLGFQSGAQNGGFTTRAEACIARSVSVHGCSEVLEQQSSLPDSQDEKFDGCDGVKDAATNVSRAVSRRDMATQMSPDSAHSSPRARASFSASTSSGLPIMEVQSVASSKSEVRDVQVDERVTVTRWSKKHKSRRPGKGSHFGDSWKKKDADVRSAAWDLSDTSKSISKVDREEAKITAWENLQKAKAEAAIRKLEMKLEKKRSSSMDKIMNKLRSAQKKAQDMRSSVLDDQAEVARTSRKALSFRRTCHMGSLSGCFTCHVF from the exons ATGCCGGAGCAGAGACCGGGTTTCCGGGTCCGCGACCCGAGCCCCGACTCCGTAATCCTCGCCTTAGAGTCCAACTTCAGCCTCTTCTCCTCCGCCTCCGCCAGCGTCGACCGCTGCTCCTTCGACCGCGACGACTCCACCGCCTCCGAGATCTCTCCG CAGAACTCGGCCCCACACGATCGCCGCCACGAGGAAAGCTCGAGTGGTCCAGATCGCGATCCGGATCCGAACAGAATCCACGCTTTTCAGCACACTCGCCGTCTCTCCGCAAAAGGAGAAAAAGCCAAAG TTCAAAAGAAGGACTCGGACTCGGATTTAGTCCTCGATTCTGCCAGAAGCTCCTTCTCTCTTGCCCTCAAAG AATGCCAGGACCGGCGGTCCAGATCTGAAGCTCTATCGAAGAAGCTAGACCGGCCGAGACCCGCCTCGTTGGATTTGAACAACAATGCATCAGTGTCCTCGCCGAGATTAGGCGCGATAAAGAAGGGTTCAATGGCGTCTCGGAAATCGGCGAACTTCCCGAGTCCAGGCACACCGAGTTACCGGCACACGAGTCTCGGTGTTCAAAAGGGTTGGAGCTCGGAGCGGGTCCCGTCGCATGCCAGTGTGGGTCGGAAGAATACGGCGGCTGCGATGCTGCCGTTTAATAACGGAAGGACATTGCCGTCGAAGTGGGAAGATGCCGAGAGGTGGATTTTGAGTCCGGTTCAAGGGGATGGTTTGGTGAGGCCGTCGAATCAGCAGACTCAGAGGCGGCCCAAGTCAAAGAGCGGTCCGCTTGGGGCTCCTGGGGTTGCGTATTACTCGTTGTACTCGCCCGCCATGCCGATGTTTGATGGGACCAATGTGAGTAATTTCATGGCTGCTTCTCCGTTTTCAGCTGGTGTTATATCAGCTGATGGGTTGGGGTTCCAATCCGGTGCCCAAAATGGCGGCTTTACAACGCGGGCAGAGGCCTGCATTGCCCGTTCGGTTAGTGTTCATGGTTGCTCTGAGGTGCTGGAGCAGCAATCTTCACTGCCTGACTCTCAAG atgaaaagtttgatggctGTGATGGGGTCAAGGATGCGGCTACGAATGTATCTCGTGCCGTTTCAAGAAGGGATATGGCAACCCAGATGAGCCCAGATAGCGCTCACTCATCTCCCAGGGCACGGGCTTCTTTCTCTGCCTCCACTTCCTCTGGTCTGCCTATTATGGAAGTACAGAGTGTGGCTTCTTCAAAGTCAGAAGTCAGGGATGTGCAGGTAGATGAACGGGTCACTGTGACAAGGTGGTCCAAGAAGCATAAATCCCGAAGACCTGGGAAGGGCTCTCATTTTGGTGATAGTTGGAAAAAGAAAGATGCAGATGTTCGATCTGCTGCTTGGGATCTCTCTGACACATCGAAGAGCATTTCAAA AGTTGATAGAGAGGAAGCAAAAATCACTGCTTGGGAAAACCTGCAGAAGGCGAAAGCTGAGGCAGCAATACGGAAACTGGAG ATGAAGCTGGAAAAGAAGAGATCATCATCCATGGATAAAATCATGAACAAGTTGAGATCAGCTCAGAAGAAAGCGCAAGACATGAGAAGCTCAGTTTTAGACGACCAAGCAGAAGTTGCAAGAACCTCACGCAAAGCTTTATCATTCCGAAGAACTTGTCATATGGGTTCTTTGAGCGGTTGTTTTACATGTCATGTTTTCTGA
- the LOC139197943 gene encoding uncharacterized protein isoform X2, with protein MVTMVELEEQGPAMRVLGSLFKLTEVFLWDDGSRETKDRSFPWAGTKPAGDGGGGDECGILQEDMELTKQMNALELPVSFNTNKKRGTERRKKKKGNAPEATGLFSGRCTWSNGVFQTDVTKCQCSSGQGDSPASLIEMNCDAVKAQNHDEISGIVCNDGQDCDPLNSGLAPNDTVEVAASPTDLDHGICPRGCSTDAAVGNDKTESSEKLIEHNHFECSLVTCHEAELTKTC; from the exons ATGGTGACTATGGTCGAACTGGAAGAGCAAGGTCCCGCCATGAGAGTTCTCGGCTCTCTCTTCAAGCTCACCGAAGTCTTTCTCTG GGACGACGGCTCAAGGGAGACGAAAGACAGGTCCTTTCCATGGGCCGGAACT AAACCAGCTGGTGACGGTGGCGGCGGCGATG AATGTGGGATTTTGCAAGAGGATATGGAGCTTACTAAACAGATGAATGCATTGGAGCTTCCAGTTTCATTCAACACAAACAAAAA AAGAGGAACAGAAAGacggaagaaaaagaaagggaatgCGCCTGAAGCAACCGGACTGTTCTCAGGACGTTGTACGTGGAGCAATGGAGTCTTCCAAA CAGACGTCACTAAATGCCAATGCTCCTCTGGTCAAGGAGATAGTCCTGCAAGTTTAATTGAGATGAATTGTGATGCTGTTAAGGCACAAAATCATGATGAAATATCGGGCATTGTTTGTAACGATGGCCAAGATTGTGACCCTTTAAACAGTGGTCTTGCGCCCAATGACACAGTGGAAGTTGCAGCGAGCCCAACTGATTTAGATCATGGAATTTGCCCACGAGGCTGCTCAACAGATGCGGCTGTTGGCAATGACAAGACAGAATCAAGTGAAAAATTAATTGAGCACAATCACTTTGAGTGTTCATTAGTGACTTGCCACGAAGCAGAACTTACCAAAACATGCTAG
- the LOC139197943 gene encoding uncharacterized protein isoform X3 — MVTMVELEEQGPAMRVLGSLFKLTEVFLWDDGSRETKDRSFPWAGTKPAGDGGGGDECGILQEDMELTKQMNALELPVSFNTNKKRGTERRKKKKGNAPEATGLFSGRCTWSNGVFQNVTKCQCSSGQGDSPASLIEMNCDAVKAQNHDEISGIVCNDGQDCDPLNSGLAPNDTVEVAASPTDLDHGICPRGCSTDAAVGNDKTESSEKLIEHNHFECSLVTCHEAELTKTC, encoded by the exons ATGGTGACTATGGTCGAACTGGAAGAGCAAGGTCCCGCCATGAGAGTTCTCGGCTCTCTCTTCAAGCTCACCGAAGTCTTTCTCTG GGACGACGGCTCAAGGGAGACGAAAGACAGGTCCTTTCCATGGGCCGGAACT AAACCAGCTGGTGACGGTGGCGGCGGCGATG AATGTGGGATTTTGCAAGAGGATATGGAGCTTACTAAACAGATGAATGCATTGGAGCTTCCAGTTTCATTCAACACAAACAAAAA AAGAGGAACAGAAAGacggaagaaaaagaaagggaatgCGCCTGAAGCAACCGGACTGTTCTCAGGACGTTGTACGTGGAGCAATGGAGTCTTCCAAA ACGTCACTAAATGCCAATGCTCCTCTGGTCAAGGAGATAGTCCTGCAAGTTTAATTGAGATGAATTGTGATGCTGTTAAGGCACAAAATCATGATGAAATATCGGGCATTGTTTGTAACGATGGCCAAGATTGTGACCCTTTAAACAGTGGTCTTGCGCCCAATGACACAGTGGAAGTTGCAGCGAGCCCAACTGATTTAGATCATGGAATTTGCCCACGAGGCTGCTCAACAGATGCGGCTGTTGGCAATGACAAGACAGAATCAAGTGAAAAATTAATTGAGCACAATCACTTTGAGTGTTCATTAGTGACTTGCCACGAAGCAGAACTTACCAAAACATGCTAG
- the LOC139197943 gene encoding uncharacterized protein isoform X1 → MVTMVELEEQGPAMRVLGSLFKLTEVFLWDDGSRETKDRSFPWAGTKPAGDGGGGDECGILQEDMELTKQMNALELPVSFNTNKKRGTERRKKKKGNAPEATGLFSGRCTWSNGVFQMMGRSESSSSGVAADVTKCQCSSGQGDSPASLIEMNCDAVKAQNHDEISGIVCNDGQDCDPLNSGLAPNDTVEVAASPTDLDHGICPRGCSTDAAVGNDKTESSEKLIEHNHFECSLVTCHEAELTKTC, encoded by the exons ATGGTGACTATGGTCGAACTGGAAGAGCAAGGTCCCGCCATGAGAGTTCTCGGCTCTCTCTTCAAGCTCACCGAAGTCTTTCTCTG GGACGACGGCTCAAGGGAGACGAAAGACAGGTCCTTTCCATGGGCCGGAACT AAACCAGCTGGTGACGGTGGCGGCGGCGATG AATGTGGGATTTTGCAAGAGGATATGGAGCTTACTAAACAGATGAATGCATTGGAGCTTCCAGTTTCATTCAACACAAACAAAAA AAGAGGAACAGAAAGacggaagaaaaagaaagggaatgCGCCTGAAGCAACCGGACTGTTCTCAGGACGTTGTACGTGGAGCAATGGAGTCTTCCAAA TGATGGGCCGAAGTGAATCATCTTCCTCTGGTGTTGCAGCAGACGTCACTAAATGCCAATGCTCCTCTGGTCAAGGAGATAGTCCTGCAAGTTTAATTGAGATGAATTGTGATGCTGTTAAGGCACAAAATCATGATGAAATATCGGGCATTGTTTGTAACGATGGCCAAGATTGTGACCCTTTAAACAGTGGTCTTGCGCCCAATGACACAGTGGAAGTTGCAGCGAGCCCAACTGATTTAGATCATGGAATTTGCCCACGAGGCTGCTCAACAGATGCGGCTGTTGGCAATGACAAGACAGAATCAAGTGAAAAATTAATTGAGCACAATCACTTTGAGTGTTCATTAGTGACTTGCCACGAAGCAGAACTTACCAAAACATGCTAG